The Equus quagga isolate Etosha38 chromosome 12, UCLA_HA_Equagga_1.0, whole genome shotgun sequence genome includes a region encoding these proteins:
- the CST3 gene encoding cystatin-C: MAVLPRAPLLLLAALALGLAASPAAAASAGKRQLVGGISEADISEQGVQQALDFALSEYNKASNDAFHSRALRVVRARKQVVAGLNYFLDVEIGRTRCTKSQPNLATCPFHDPPRKTVCSFQIYTVPWMGTMSVVKSSCHEA; encoded by the exons ATGGCCGTGCTCCCACGCGCCCCGCTGCTCCTGCTGGCCGCgctggccctgggcctggccgCGAGCCCCGCGGCCGCCGCGAGCGCCGGCAAGCGCCAGCTGGTGGGCGGCATCTCGGAGGCGGACATCAGCGAGCAGGGCGTGCAGCAGGCGCTCGACTTCGCGCTCAGCGAGTACAACAAGGCCAGCAACGACGCCTTCCACAGCCGCGCGCTGCGCGTCGTGCGCGCCCGCAAGCAG GTCGTGGCTGGGCTGAACTACTTCTTGGACGTGGAGATCGGCCGAACCAGATGCACCAAGTCTCAGCCCAACCTGGCCACCTGCCCCTTCCACGACCCACCGAGG AAAACAGTCTGCTCTTTCCAGATATACACTGTGCCCTGGATGGGCACAATGTCTGTGGTGAAGTCCAGCTGCCACGAGGCGTAG